In the Veillonellaceae bacterium genome, one interval contains:
- a CDS encoding MFS transporter: protein MQNTKASGTSWYSVWLLTAGHFLSDFYANFLPPLLPVFISTLGLSLTSSGLLVMVYSLTSNVIQPFCGYLIDRRGYAWTLLLTILVSAIFICLSPLSPNLLLLYIGVAFSGLATSFFHPLGSSLIGKVALPENKGLAMAIFIGGGNLGFALAPAAIIYYLVQYGTKNLPWLIIPAFLLTAAFYFAGIHRINLASLARDNATQVLPWYKNSGLIKLNAVMALRSWAQVSLLTFLPILLAIKGATATFAGSMLTLFLMGGAFGSCVGGYIGDKLGHKKCVIGSLIICIPVMYLFLNYDTFNWIAWLLLIVCGAALQSTVPSSIVWAQRILPGNAAMTSGMMLGLSFGLGGAGAALTGAIADNFGLNSALLLAIIPLIIAIPVACYVPYPSDPVNQNNEIYQIK, encoded by the coding sequence ATGCAAAACACTAAAGCGTCCGGTACCTCGTGGTATTCCGTCTGGCTTTTAACAGCTGGACATTTTCTTAGCGATTTTTATGCTAACTTTTTACCGCCGCTTTTGCCTGTGTTTATAAGCACCCTTGGGCTTTCTTTAACAAGCAGCGGTTTGCTGGTTATGGTTTACTCGCTGACCTCTAATGTTATTCAACCATTTTGCGGCTATTTAATTGATCGCCGAGGGTATGCTTGGACACTTCTGCTTACAATCCTAGTTAGCGCAATCTTTATTTGCCTATCGCCCTTAAGCCCCAATTTGCTGCTGCTTTATATTGGAGTAGCCTTTTCTGGGCTCGCGACCTCGTTCTTTCACCCTTTAGGCTCCAGTCTCATTGGTAAAGTAGCATTACCGGAAAATAAAGGCTTGGCAATGGCAATTTTCATAGGTGGCGGCAATCTAGGGTTCGCCTTAGCTCCGGCAGCAATTATTTATTACCTTGTTCAATATGGTACTAAGAATTTACCGTGGCTAATAATACCGGCCTTTCTACTAACTGCGGCATTCTATTTTGCCGGCATTCACCGGATTAACCTTGCATCCCTTGCAAGGGATAACGCTACGCAAGTATTACCTTGGTATAAAAACAGTGGCTTAATTAAACTTAATGCCGTTATGGCTCTACGCTCGTGGGCACAGGTATCGCTTTTGACTTTCCTACCTATTCTTTTAGCAATAAAAGGAGCAACAGCCACTTTCGCCGGCAGTATGCTGACGCTTTTCTTGATGGGCGGCGCTTTTGGCAGTTGTGTTGGCGGCTATATCGGCGATAAGCTAGGCCACAAGAAATGTGTGATAGGATCATTGATTATATGCATACCTGTTATGTATTTATTTTTAAATTATGACACATTTAATTGGATAGCTTGGTTGTTACTTATAGTTTGTGGCGCGGCCTTACAGAGCACTGTCCCCTCCTCAATCGTTTGGGCTCAGCGGATACTCCCAGGCAATGCCGCTATGACCTCCGGTATGATGTTAGGCCTTTCATTTGGCCTAGGTGGCGCCGGGGCGGCTTTGACCGGGGCAATTGCTGATAATTTTGGCTTGAATAGCGCATTGCTTTTGGCTATTATTCCTCTTATAATTGCTATCCCAGTTGCATGTTACGTTCCCTACCCCTCAGATCCAGTAAATCAAAATAATGAAATCTACCAAATCAAATAA
- a CDS encoding FAD-dependent oxidoreductase — protein MYDLIIIGGGPAGMTASVYAARKKMKTLLVTKEFGGQPMWTMDIENYMGYQFITGPELMVKFEEQVRRYSVNIKYEEVTKLQVNEDGTFKVMTDADVHQAKCVIICSGKRPRRLEVPGEEEFTGRGVTYCATCDGPLYAGKNVAVIGGGNSALQAAIELSAIANKVYLVARRNFIADPIVIDKMNESNNIIKLIGYSVAGIYGQDFVERLVIKCTADERITELDVQGVFIEIGLNPNSEFAEGIVGMSKDREIIVDCRTSTGIPGLFAAGDVNNGPDKQIVIAAGDGSKAALMAYEYLLHRK, from the coding sequence GTGTACGATTTAATAATTATTGGCGGCGGGCCGGCTGGCATGACAGCATCAGTATACGCCGCCCGTAAAAAAATGAAAACTTTACTTGTAACTAAAGAGTTTGGCGGACAGCCAATGTGGACTATGGATATTGAAAATTATATGGGATATCAGTTTATTACAGGGCCTGAATTAATGGTCAAGTTTGAAGAACAAGTGCGGCGTTATTCAGTAAATATTAAATATGAAGAAGTTACAAAGCTGCAAGTGAATGAAGATGGGACATTCAAAGTAATGACCGATGCTGATGTACACCAAGCTAAATGCGTTATAATTTGCTCAGGGAAGCGTCCCCGGAGACTTGAAGTTCCCGGTGAAGAAGAATTTACTGGACGGGGTGTAACTTATTGCGCGACTTGTGATGGACCATTATATGCCGGGAAAAATGTTGCCGTAATCGGCGGTGGGAATTCCGCGCTGCAAGCGGCGATTGAATTAAGCGCCATAGCTAATAAAGTCTATCTAGTTGCTCGTAGAAACTTCATCGCTGATCCGATTGTTATCGATAAGATGAATGAATCTAATAACATCATAAAACTAATAGGATACAGTGTAGCGGGAATATATGGTCAAGACTTTGTCGAAAGGCTTGTTATAAAGTGTACAGCAGATGAACGTATAACAGAGTTAGATGTCCAAGGCGTATTCATAGAAATTGGCCTAAACCCAAATTCAGAATTTGCAGAGGGAATAGTTGGTATGAGTAAAGACCGTGAAATAATAGTCGATTGCCGAACAAGCACAGGGATACCGGGACTTTTTGCGGCTGGAGATGTAAACAATGGTCCTGACAAGCAGATTGTAATAGCTGCAGGCGATGGGTCAAAAGCGGCACTTATGGCCTATGAATATTTGCTGCACAGAAAGTAA
- a CDS encoding GDSL family lipase, with protein sequence MKRFTFVVLVFALLLYILENTSIAGLHKYKPTLTADLVSNEYILSWPRIPYIAYYEVEVLSKPSDDAYNPSALQSIIKYRTWKNNITIDKNFPFRTYWRVSAQGLFQRPLGYYSDSINLSQIMGISAEDFYNIKPIPISNYDIDNPASEKSMLTWSKVEGAVSYEIEILSNPPENPNTTIPSRYRIHSTQQIFTNGYNANFSKYANPTVYWRVRALDYDGNPLGVYSDATEIYIEHNLNLPLKPLINSDINKDGRPAPLYPVYSWIPISGAVSYEVELTNAPPENPNSTNPSKFRIWSKEVVGSSNCYDNQPRITPGVYFWRVRGLDMFGNPVGVYSDAHQFTVDLSHGSYIATFGDSITHGGGAISYSPADWEYSYQIYLQFTATNLGRSGDTSESMVERFDRDVLPYQPKFLLILGGTNSLRSGTTALQVIKNLTVIREKCLINGIRPIFLTLPPINPTAIDRAFNEETAPNWREQFDLVNSFIRQQRYHIVLDPYFCNANRELPDHYAIDGLHPDIEGKKLIAQIINANWWRVTR encoded by the coding sequence GTGAAGCGTTTTACCTTTGTAGTGCTTGTATTTGCCCTTTTACTATACATTCTCGAAAACACTTCCATTGCGGGGCTGCATAAATATAAACCTACACTTACAGCCGACTTAGTAAGTAACGAATATATCCTTTCCTGGCCCAGAATTCCATATATAGCATATTATGAAGTCGAGGTGTTAAGTAAGCCATCAGACGACGCTTATAATCCCTCGGCATTACAATCCATTATTAAATACCGTACATGGAAAAACAATATAACTATTGATAAAAACTTCCCTTTCCGAACATATTGGCGTGTATCAGCACAAGGCCTATTTCAACGTCCTCTTGGCTATTATTCTGATTCAATAAACTTATCGCAAATCATGGGTATATCTGCCGAAGATTTCTATAATATAAAGCCTATCCCTATTTCAAATTATGATATTGATAATCCCGCCTCCGAGAAATCAATGCTTACATGGTCAAAAGTCGAAGGTGCGGTTTCTTACGAAATAGAAATCTTAAGTAATCCTCCCGAAAATCCTAATACAACAATCCCCTCCCGTTACCGTATTCACAGCACGCAGCAAATTTTTACAAATGGCTATAATGCTAATTTTTCAAAATATGCTAATCCAACGGTCTACTGGCGGGTGCGAGCCTTGGATTACGACGGTAACCCGCTCGGGGTTTATTCGGATGCCACTGAAATATATATTGAGCATAATTTAAATCTTCCGCTTAAGCCACTTATTAATAGTGACATCAATAAAGACGGCAGACCTGCTCCGCTATACCCAGTTTACTCTTGGATCCCGATATCAGGAGCAGTCAGCTATGAAGTCGAGTTAACAAATGCTCCGCCGGAAAACCCTAATAGCACTAACCCGTCGAAATTTCGAATCTGGAGTAAAGAAGTAGTCGGAAGCTCTAATTGTTATGACAATCAGCCCCGCATCACCCCAGGCGTTTATTTCTGGCGTGTGCGGGGACTAGACATGTTTGGCAACCCTGTTGGTGTATACTCTGATGCTCATCAATTCACCGTTGACCTTAGTCACGGCAGCTATATCGCTACCTTTGGTGATAGTATTACGCATGGCGGAGGTGCAATTTCGTATTCACCAGCTGATTGGGAATATAGTTACCAAATCTATTTGCAATTTACTGCCACTAATCTAGGAAGGAGCGGGGACACTTCGGAGTCAATGGTTGAACGGTTCGATAGAGATGTCTTACCCTACCAGCCAAAATTTTTACTAATACTAGGCGGTACTAACAGTTTACGTAGTGGTACTACCGCACTACAAGTTATCAAAAATCTTACTGTTATCCGCGAAAAATGCCTCATCAACGGGATACGGCCAATTTTCTTAACATTACCTCCTATTAACCCCACTGCAATTGATCGGGCCTTCAACGAAGAAACTGCGCCGAATTGGCGGGAGCAATTTGATCTCGTAAATTCTTTTATCCGTCAGCAGCGTTACCATATCGTTCTTGATCCTTACTTTTGCAACGCTAACCGTGAACTTCCGGACCATTACGCCATTGATGGCTTACATCCCGATATTGAAGGAAAAAAGCTTATCGCCCAAATTATCAACGCTAATTGGTGGCGAGTAACGAGGTAA
- a CDS encoding metal-dependent hydrolase yields MSRLRFLGHACFHLENNDTALLFDPFLSANPFQKAQPSQISCNYILVSHAHFDHLGDTVDIAKRTSATVISTAEIAYLCEKEGCKVHAMHIGGKHKFSFGYVRITPAFHGAGVEGGHACGFIVNFNGKNIYFSGDTSLFGDMELLGHLETIDYALLPIGDNFTMGPEDAVEAVNLLKPKAVIPMHYNTWPLIAQSPEHFKNTVENKLNIPVHVLQPGESLEI; encoded by the coding sequence ATGAGTAGATTGAGGTTTTTGGGTCACGCTTGTTTTCACTTGGAAAATAACGACACCGCGCTATTATTTGATCCTTTTTTATCGGCTAATCCTTTTCAAAAAGCCCAGCCTTCTCAAATTAGTTGCAACTATATTCTTGTATCTCACGCCCATTTCGATCACCTGGGCGATACTGTTGATATTGCAAAACGAACATCAGCCACTGTTATCTCAACAGCTGAAATAGCCTATCTCTGCGAAAAAGAGGGCTGTAAAGTTCATGCCATGCATATTGGCGGCAAGCATAAATTTAGCTTTGGATATGTTAGAATAACCCCTGCATTTCATGGTGCAGGAGTAGAAGGCGGACATGCTTGCGGGTTTATCGTCAATTTTAATGGCAAAAACATTTATTTTTCCGGCGATACCAGCCTATTTGGTGATATGGAGCTTTTGGGGCACTTAGAAACAATTGATTATGCCTTACTTCCGATTGGCGATAACTTCACTATGGGACCAGAAGATGCTGTTGAGGCGGTTAATCTACTGAAGCCTAAAGCAGTCATTCCCATGCACTATAACACATGGCCGCTCATAGCACAGTCGCCGGAACACTTTAAAAATACCGTAGAAAACAAGCTTAACATCCCGGTACACGTTCTCCAGCCAGGAGAATCATTAGAAATTTAA
- a CDS encoding ACT domain-containing protein: protein MKVVVTIVGQDRVGIIAAVSKILAENNINILKINQTILDGFFNMVMIADMTESKVNLATLQQMLGETGKQMGLQMKAQHEGIFRSMHRI, encoded by the coding sequence ATGAAAGTTGTAGTTACAATTGTTGGACAAGACCGCGTAGGTATAATTGCTGCAGTTAGCAAAATTTTAGCTGAAAACAATATTAATATTCTAAAGATTAACCAAACCATTCTAGATGGCTTTTTTAACATGGTAATGATTGCCGATATGACTGAAAGTAAGGTTAATTTAGCAACGCTACAACAAATGCTTGGTGAGACCGGAAAGCAAATGGGTTTACAAATGAAAGCTCAACATGAGGGTATATTCCGCAGTATGCATAGAATTTAA
- the aroF gene encoding 3-deoxy-7-phosphoheptulonate synthase encodes MVMMVSRDFKQQDTVVDVGGVKIGSDKVAVMAGPCAVESRDQLLLSARAVSNAGAQFLRGGAFKPRTSPYSFQGLEEYGLKLLAEAREQTGLKIVTEVMDAEAVPLVSKYADVLQIGSRNMQNFHLLRTVGRIDKPILLKRGLSATVNEWLNAAEYILCEGNQNVILCERGIRTFEDCTRNTLDLSAVAMVKTMSHLPVIVDPSHGTGVWQLVEPMSKAAIAAGADGLIIEVHPNPAQALSDGQQSLTPENFAGLMDHIDNVALAMGKKLS; translated from the coding sequence ATGGTGATGATGGTAAGTCGTGATTTTAAACAACAAGATACTGTAGTTGATGTAGGAGGGGTAAAAATCGGCAGTGATAAGGTTGCAGTTATGGCTGGGCCGTGCGCGGTGGAAAGCAGGGACCAACTGCTTCTGTCAGCTCGAGCTGTTAGTAATGCCGGCGCGCAATTTCTGCGCGGCGGGGCATTCAAACCTCGAACTTCGCCGTATTCTTTCCAGGGTCTAGAGGAGTACGGCTTAAAGTTACTAGCTGAAGCACGTGAGCAGACTGGTTTAAAGATTGTAACTGAAGTTATGGACGCTGAAGCGGTGCCTTTGGTAAGTAAGTATGCTGATGTTCTGCAAATCGGCTCTCGAAATATGCAGAATTTCCATTTGCTTCGTACAGTAGGAAGAATTGATAAACCCATTCTTCTAAAACGTGGCTTATCAGCAACCGTTAATGAATGGTTAAACGCCGCCGAGTATATATTGTGTGAGGGTAATCAAAATGTTATTTTGTGTGAAAGGGGTATAAGAACCTTTGAAGACTGTACTCGTAACACGCTTGATTTGAGTGCAGTAGCAATGGTAAAAACGATGAGCCATTTACCGGTTATTGTTGATCCTAGTCATGGCACTGGAGTATGGCAGCTAGTCGAACCTATGTCAAAAGCAGCAATTGCTGCTGGCGCTGATGGCCTAATAATCGAAGTTCACCCCAATCCAGCCCAAGCTTTGTCAGATGGTCAGCAATCGCTCACGCCTGAAAATTTTGCCGGACTAATGGACCATATTGATAATGTTGCTTTAGCTATGGGGAAGAAGCTATCATGA
- the nth gene encoding endonuclease III, producing the protein MKISGKRKKAILAVLEETYKNTTTALAYSSPFELLIAVILSAQCTDERVNIITASLFAEYNTPTKILALGQAGLEDYIKGCGLYRNKAKNIIATCELLCREHNSEVPASFEELIKLPGVGRKTANVILSQLFNIPAIAVDTHVFRVSNRLGLAEGKTPDQVELGLMESIPKAKWAAAHHWLIWHGRRICKARNPECGNCPISDMCPSSKVKNQSQKNIE; encoded by the coding sequence ATGAAAATTTCAGGCAAGAGAAAAAAAGCGATACTTGCCGTGTTGGAGGAAACTTATAAAAACACAACAACAGCATTAGCTTATAGTTCACCGTTTGAATTATTAATAGCTGTTATACTGTCAGCACAGTGCACAGATGAACGCGTGAATATAATAACGGCGTCCTTGTTTGCCGAATATAACACTCCGACTAAAATATTAGCGCTTGGCCAAGCCGGACTCGAAGATTATATTAAGGGGTGCGGCTTATATCGAAATAAAGCTAAGAATATAATAGCCACATGTGAGTTACTGTGCCGTGAGCATAACAGTGAGGTACCGGCCAGTTTTGAGGAGTTAATAAAACTGCCAGGGGTAGGGCGTAAAACGGCCAATGTTATTTTAAGCCAACTATTTAATATTCCGGCAATAGCAGTTGATACCCATGTGTTTAGAGTGTCCAACCGATTAGGATTAGCAGAGGGCAAGACACCAGATCAAGTTGAACTCGGACTTATGGAGTCTATCCCTAAAGCGAAATGGGCTGCAGCTCACCACTGGCTAATATGGCATGGTCGCAGGATATGTAAAGCACGAAATCCTGAATGTGGAAATTGCCCAATTTCCGATATGTGCCCAAGCTCTAAAGTGAAGAATCAATCTCAGAAAAATATTGAATAA
- a CDS encoding prephenate dehydrogenase/arogenate dehydrogenase family protein: MSMLNITIIGLGLIGGSIGLAFKDKLQGGSIISGWDINPEVRDLSLERKVVDRISSNLADAVHDADVVFLCTPVLQMLSIVERIAPYMKKGAVLTDVGSTKQFVFEKIEQMLPPGVNYVGGHPMAGSERSGVAAADKELFMNKYYILVSSPKTPPAAIGMIRSLIALTGAIITTMDMEKHDLYAAMTSHVPHVTAAALVNLLEHLSEPEGLQLAGGGFRDTTRIAGSDADVWADICVSNCDAVADGLRKLQDLLGEVIAAAQTSDREALHTFFSKAKQRRDLIVTSLLATN; encoded by the coding sequence ATGAGCATGCTAAATATTACTATTATTGGGTTAGGGTTAATTGGCGGGTCAATAGGGCTTGCGTTTAAGGATAAATTGCAGGGTGGAAGTATTATATCCGGATGGGATATAAATCCTGAGGTAAGAGACCTTTCGTTAGAAAGAAAAGTTGTTGACCGTATTTCAAGTAATCTTGCTGACGCTGTGCACGATGCGGATGTCGTATTCTTATGTACGCCAGTGTTGCAGATGTTATCAATTGTTGAGCGTATAGCTCCGTATATGAAAAAAGGTGCTGTGCTTACTGACGTAGGCAGCACTAAGCAATTTGTTTTTGAAAAAATCGAGCAGATGCTTCCGCCAGGAGTAAATTATGTGGGCGGTCACCCTATGGCAGGTAGTGAACGAAGTGGCGTTGCAGCTGCTGACAAGGAACTGTTTATGAATAAATATTATATTCTTGTAAGCAGTCCAAAAACGCCGCCTGCAGCGATAGGAATGATAAGATCATTGATAGCGTTAACAGGGGCTATAATAACAACGATGGACATGGAGAAACATGATTTGTATGCCGCAATGACTAGTCATGTGCCGCATGTTACGGCAGCAGCGTTAGTTAACCTGCTTGAACATCTTAGCGAGCCGGAAGGCTTGCAGTTAGCAGGGGGTGGGTTTCGCGACACTACCCGTATTGCAGGCTCCGATGCTGATGTATGGGCAGATATTTGTGTTAGTAATTGTGATGCCGTTGCAGATGGTTTAAGAAAGCTCCAAGATCTTCTGGGCGAAGTGATTGCGGCGGCTCAAACTAGTGATCGCGAGGCGCTGCATACGTTTTTCAGCAAAGCTAAACAACGACGTGACTTAATCGTTACCTCGTTACTCGCCACCAATTAG
- a CDS encoding amidohydrolase, with amino-acid sequence MEIKELTSNCHEVVVGFRRHFHKYPELSGQEFKTQQRILAELDRLGIEHHKAAGTGIIAEIRGNKPGRTVALRADIDALELVDNCGKAYQSVNAGVCHACGHDGHIAILLGAAQVLLQLKQDFAGNIRLLFQPSEEVFPGGAAKMIEEGALSGVDSIAALHLWQPLRVGTIGVSPGAVMASPDEFTINISGSGGHGGMPQQTIDALFTAAQVVVALNSIVSRNIDPLEPAVLSVGVLRSGDMPNIVADTAVIRGTVRTFNEETRQKAFKRIEQITQGICQAAGAQFSIKKVFGYPPVINDAALAKLAANAASETVGKENVLEIKPSMVGEDFSLYQQQVTGVLIFVGVGNAEKGIIYPQHHPKYDIDEQGLKLGVEVLSRVAVRMLSDK; translated from the coding sequence ATGGAAATAAAAGAATTAACATCAAATTGCCATGAAGTAGTAGTGGGATTTAGACGGCACTTTCATAAATACCCTGAGCTCAGCGGACAAGAATTTAAGACTCAACAGAGAATTCTAGCCGAATTGGACAGGCTGGGGATTGAACATCACAAGGCGGCTGGAACTGGCATAATAGCTGAAATTAGGGGTAATAAGCCTGGCAGGACAGTTGCTTTGAGAGCTGATATTGATGCCTTGGAGCTTGTTGATAATTGTGGGAAAGCTTATCAGTCGGTAAACGCAGGGGTTTGTCACGCTTGTGGTCATGACGGGCATATAGCAATCCTATTAGGGGCGGCTCAGGTACTATTACAGTTAAAACAGGATTTTGCCGGTAATATCAGGTTGTTATTTCAGCCGAGCGAGGAGGTGTTTCCAGGCGGTGCAGCCAAAATGATTGAAGAAGGTGCTCTTTCCGGGGTGGACTCTATTGCGGCGTTGCATCTTTGGCAGCCGTTAAGGGTTGGAACAATTGGTGTCTCACCGGGAGCCGTAATGGCTTCGCCTGATGAGTTTACCATAAATATAAGTGGCAGTGGCGGACACGGTGGAATGCCACAGCAAACTATCGATGCCTTATTTACGGCGGCGCAAGTGGTGGTGGCGCTAAATTCTATAGTCAGCCGTAATATTGACCCTCTGGAACCTGCGGTGTTATCAGTTGGAGTTTTAAGATCTGGCGACATGCCAAACATTGTTGCTGATACCGCTGTGATAAGAGGTACGGTAAGAACCTTCAACGAAGAAACAAGACAAAAAGCTTTTAAACGAATAGAGCAAATAACTCAAGGTATTTGCCAAGCAGCAGGCGCTCAATTTTCAATTAAAAAAGTTTTTGGGTATCCTCCGGTAATTAATGATGCTGCTTTGGCCAAACTTGCGGCTAACGCAGCCAGTGAGACTGTGGGCAAAGAAAATGTGCTTGAAATAAAACCGTCAATGGTCGGAGAGGATTTTTCTTTATATCAGCAGCAGGTGACTGGCGTATTAATCTTTGTCGGTGTAGGCAACGCTGAAAAAGGAATAATATATCCACAGCATCATCCTAAATACGATATCGATGAGCAAGGGTTAAAGCTCGGGGTCGAAGTGCTAAGCAGAGTTGCTGTCAGAATGCTATCCGACAAATAA
- a CDS encoding PFL family protein, translated as MFTISDIFETNRMIEENKLDVRTITLGISLRDCGHPDLKCFCNNIYDKITKTAVNLVNTGEQIESEFGIPIINKRISVTPIAIAAEAVKTDSYVPIAETLDRAAKAVGVNFIGGFSALVEKGYTKGDGVLIKSIPEALAVTERVCSSVNLASTKTGINMDCVREMGEIIKRTAELTRDRDALGCAKLVVFANVPGDNPFMAGAFHGIGEPETVINVGVSGPGVVKRALEEVKGCDFSTVAETIKTTAFKITRVGQLVAQEASRRLGVPFGIVDLSLAPTPAVGDSVAFILEEMGLESCGAPGTTAALAMLNDAVKKGGLMASSHVGGLSGAFIPVSEDAGMIAAVERGSLTLEKLEAMTCVCSVGLDMIAVPGDTTAATISAIIADEAAIGMINNKTTAVRIIPVPGKEVGDNVEFGGLLGHSPILAVNKFKADKFIARGGRIPAPVRSLTN; from the coding sequence ATGTTTACTATTTCTGATATATTTGAAACCAATCGAATGATTGAAGAAAATAAACTTGACGTTAGAACAATTACGCTCGGTATTAGTCTCAGAGACTGCGGACACCCTGATCTTAAATGTTTTTGCAATAATATCTACGATAAAATTACCAAGACAGCAGTAAACCTTGTGAATACAGGTGAACAAATTGAGTCGGAATTTGGAATTCCGATAATAAATAAACGTATTTCAGTTACACCAATAGCCATTGCTGCCGAGGCTGTAAAAACCGACAGCTATGTACCTATTGCAGAAACTCTGGATAGAGCAGCCAAAGCAGTAGGCGTGAATTTTATTGGTGGCTTTTCGGCTTTAGTTGAAAAAGGCTATACAAAGGGCGACGGCGTTCTGATTAAATCGATACCGGAAGCTCTTGCTGTTACAGAACGCGTATGTTCGTCAGTTAATTTGGCATCAACTAAAACCGGGATCAATATGGACTGTGTTCGAGAGATGGGAGAGATTATCAAACGGACCGCGGAACTTACCCGCGACCGGGATGCATTGGGCTGTGCAAAACTTGTAGTATTTGCGAATGTACCTGGGGACAATCCGTTTATGGCTGGCGCATTTCATGGGATAGGTGAGCCTGAAACTGTAATCAACGTAGGTGTTAGCGGGCCGGGGGTAGTGAAAAGAGCGTTAGAAGAAGTCAAAGGCTGTGATTTTAGTACCGTTGCTGAGACTATAAAAACGACGGCGTTTAAAATTACCAGAGTAGGCCAGCTAGTAGCACAAGAAGCGTCGCGCCGTCTTGGGGTGCCCTTTGGTATTGTTGACCTTTCACTTGCTCCGACTCCAGCTGTAGGTGACAGCGTTGCGTTTATTCTAGAAGAGATGGGACTAGAAAGCTGCGGTGCCCCAGGGACAACCGCTGCCTTAGCGATGCTCAATGATGCAGTAAAAAAAGGTGGTCTTATGGCATCTTCCCATGTTGGCGGGCTAAGCGGAGCCTTCATCCCAGTGAGTGAAGACGCCGGTATGATCGCCGCTGTTGAGCGCGGCAGCTTGACCTTGGAAAAGCTTGAGGCGATGACTTGTGTTTGTTCAGTAGGGCTTGATATGATAGCAGTCCCAGGCGATACTACCGCCGCCACTATTTCGGCTATAATTGCTGATGAGGCAGCGATCGGCATGATTAATAATAAAACAACGGCAGTTCGAATTATTCCTGTTCCAGGAAAAGAAGTTGGCGATAATGTTGAGTTTGGCGGGCTCTTAGGTCATAGCCCCATTTTAGCGGTAAATAAATTTAAGGCCGATAAATTTATTGCGCGCGGCGGACGAATTCCTGCTCCAGTTCGCAGTTTGACCAACTAG
- a CDS encoding MoaD/ThiS family protein, which produces MVIEIHLYDSLRNYLPSSPSGIVTVDVLGDISVGELLDELDIDKDAVSIIIVNNQKGSLNQILHDGDKLSLFGRL; this is translated from the coding sequence ATGGTAATAGAAATTCACTTATATGATTCATTGAGAAACTATTTGCCTTCCAGTCCGAGCGGTATTGTGACGGTTGATGTTCTTGGCGACATATCTGTCGGAGAACTGCTTGATGAACTTGATATTGATAAAGATGCGGTTTCAATAATTATTGTAAACAATCAGAAAGGCAGCCTTAACCAAATTCTTCACGATGGTGATAAACTAAGTCTATTTGGCAGATTATAA
- a CDS encoding DUF896 domain-containing protein codes for MITPEVIARINELAKKQRENNLTEQEREEQTRLRRLYIDNIKNQIKHQLGPIEISSHSKECSCGCHAKH; via the coding sequence ATGATTACACCAGAAGTAATAGCAAGAATTAATGAGCTCGCCAAAAAACAGCGAGAAAATAATCTGACGGAACAAGAACGTGAAGAACAAACTCGTTTACGCCGACTATATATTGATAATATAAAAAATCAGATAAAACACCAACTTGGCCCGATCGAGATATCTTCCCACAGCAAAGAGTGTTCATGCGGCTGCCATGCAAAACACTAA
- a CDS encoding N-acetyltransferase codes for MIYRKATFKDVEAVHKLVNEYADQGLMLSRSRNVLYETLRDLVVAENDGVIVGVGSLHLTWDELAEIRALAVAPHITKAGIGRNIVETLTAEATQLGVRTLFTLTYQPGFFAKLGFEEVSKDLLPHKVWKECINCAKFPNCDETAMIKKI; via the coding sequence TTGATCTACCGCAAGGCTACTTTTAAAGATGTTGAGGCTGTTCACAAGCTAGTCAATGAATATGCTGACCAAGGATTAATGTTATCACGTTCTCGAAATGTCTTATATGAAACGCTGCGTGACCTTGTTGTTGCCGAAAACGACGGGGTAATAGTGGGTGTCGGAAGCCTTCACCTAACCTGGGATGAACTGGCTGAAATTAGAGCCCTAGCGGTTGCCCCTCATATTACTAAGGCTGGTATCGGGCGAAATATTGTTGAAACTCTTACTGCTGAAGCCACGCAATTAGGCGTGAGGACATTATTTACATTAACCTATCAGCCGGGATTCTTCGCTAAACTGGGGTTTGAAGAGGTATCAAAGGATCTTTTGCCGCACAAGGTATGGAAAGAGTGTATCAATTGCGCCAAATTTCCTAATTGTGACGAAACTGCGATGATCAAGAAAATATAG